A segment of the Dongia rigui genome:
GACAATTGCGCATGCAGTGCGAATGTGTTGGCGCTCACATTCTCTCTCCTTGTTCAAAGGTCGGGGCGGCCCAGCCTTGTCATCGAATCCGGAACCGGGGCAAAGTAGCACAGATTTGCACCCCGCTGGGGACAGGTGATGAAACCGGTACATATTGCATTGGCGCTCCTGGTGGCGGCCCTGTGGGGCATCAATTTCGTTGCCATCAAGATCGGGCTGAAGGACTTCCCACCCTTTCTGTTGTCGGCGCTGCGTTTTGCAGCCGTTGCCATGCCGATGCTGTTTTTCGTCGGCAGGCCCTGTGTCAGCTGGCGCTGGATTTTGTCGATCGGCTTTGTTCTCGGCGTCGTCAAATTCGGGCTGCTGTTCCTCGGTATGGATCTCGGCATGCCGGCCGGGCTTTCCTCCCTGGTGCTGCAGGCGCAGGCGCTATTCACCGTTGTCTTTGCGATGCTGTTCCTGGGCGAGCGGCTGCGCACGGTCCAGGCCATCGGCATTGCGCTTGCTGCCGGCGGCCTCATTCTGATCGGGATCGAGCGCGCGCAGGAGACAAGCCTTGTCGGCCTGGTCCTGGTGGTTGCCGCCGCCTGTGCCTGGGGCTACGCCAATATCCTGATGAAGCAGGCCAAGGCGCCGAACATGCTGAACCTGATCATTTGGGTCGCGGTCATCCCGCCGCTGCCGATGGCATTGTTGTCCTGGACCTTCGAGGGGACCGAGCGCATCGCTGCCTCTCTCACCGCCCTGTCTTGGAGCGGGGTCCTATCCGTGCTCTACATTGCCTGGGCCTCGACCATCGTCGCGTTCACGCTTTGGGTCTATTTGCTGCGACTCTATTCGGCCAGCGTCGTGGCACCGTTCTCCCTGATGGTGCCGATTTTCGGGATCGCAGCTTCGGCGTTGGTTCTGGGCGAAAAATTGTCGCTGCTGGAGGTTGCGGCGGGCGTTCTGACGCTTATAGGGTTACTGTGCGTCGTTCGCGCTCCCAAAACACTTACTCAGGTTGCCGCCAGTGCTGCTCGTTCTTAGGCCCGTCTTCTCGCTTCTATTCGGCTGCGGTCTGCTGGTTTTGGGCAACGGCCTGATCGGCATTCTTCTGCCCGTGCGCTTAGGCATCGAACAGGTCTCGGCCGATATCTCCGGCCTCGTCATGTCGGCCTATTACCTGGGCTTCATGATGGGCAGCGTCTCTGGCCAGGGCATCATCCGGCGCGTCGGGCATATCCGCGCCTTCGCGGCTTTTGCGGCGCTGGCCACCGCCACGTCCCTCGTGCATGCCCTGGTCTTCAACGTGGCCCTCTGGGCGGTGCTGCGCATCCTGACCGGTTTCTGCATCGCGGCCCTCTATGCGACGATCGAGAGCTGGCTCAATGTGAAGGCCAGCAATGAAGGGCGCGGCCAGATTCTCTCGATCTATCTGGTGACGACCTATCTCGCCTCGCTGATCGGCCAGCTGCTGATCAATGCCATCGAGATCGAAGGGCTGGGCCTCTTCTGCCTCGGTGCCTTGCTGATGGCGCTGTCGCTGGTCCCCGTGGTGTTGACGCGCGTCGCCGGGCCGGAACTCGGCGGCGTCAAGCGGCTGGGCCTGCGCGTTCTTTACAAGGCATCGCCGCTGGGTGTCGTGGCGACCTGGGGTGCCGGCATGCTGTCCGGCGCCTTCTATGCTTTGGGCGCCATCTATGCCGGCAGTCTGCATCTCAGTGTCTTGCAGATATCGCTTTTCATGGGCGTGCCGATCTTCGGCGGGCTCGTGCTGCAATGGCCGATCGGGCGCTTGTCCGATCGCTATGACCGCCGCACCGTTCTGCTGGGCGTGCTGGTGATGTGCGTGCTCTCAAGTGTCGTCTTGAGCATCTTCAGCTTCGGCGGCGCATCGCTGACCACCTTGTTGATCGCCGTCGTGTTCCTAGGTGGTGCGCTCGCCACGATCTATCCGATCGCGGTGGCGCAGGCCTATGACTATGTCGATCGCTCCGACATGGTGGGCGCTTCCGGCGGGCTGCTGCTGGTCTGGGCCATC
Coding sequences within it:
- a CDS encoding EamA family transporter: MKPVHIALALLVAALWGINFVAIKIGLKDFPPFLLSALRFAAVAMPMLFFVGRPCVSWRWILSIGFVLGVVKFGLLFLGMDLGMPAGLSSLVLQAQALFTVVFAMLFLGERLRTVQAIGIALAAGGLILIGIERAQETSLVGLVLVVAAACAWGYANILMKQAKAPNMLNLIIWVAVIPPLPMALLSWTFEGTERIAASLTALSWSGVLSVLYIAWASTIVAFTLWVYLLRLYSASVVAPFSLMVPIFGIAASALVLGEKLSLLEVAAGVLTLIGLLCVVRAPKTLTQVAASAARS
- a CDS encoding MFS transporter, whose protein sequence is MLLVLRPVFSLLFGCGLLVLGNGLIGILLPVRLGIEQVSADISGLVMSAYYLGFMMGSVSGQGIIRRVGHIRAFAAFAALATATSLVHALVFNVALWAVLRILTGFCIAALYATIESWLNVKASNEGRGQILSIYLVTTYLASLIGQLLINAIEIEGLGLFCLGALLMALSLVPVVLTRVAGPELGGVKRLGLRVLYKASPLGVVATWGAGMLSGAFYALGAIYAGSLHLSVLQISLFMGVPIFGGLVLQWPIGRLSDRYDRRTVLLGVLVMCVLSSVVLSIFSFGGASLTTLLIAVVFLGGALATIYPIAVAQAYDYVDRSDMVGASGGLLLVWAIGGTVGPLVASFFMGRFGPSALFVYLAVVGSAIAAFTAYRMLRRQALPSAEQTNFVPMQTTSAIANALDPRTDPLPEFYYNDEDPGDR